One region of Bacillota bacterium genomic DNA includes:
- a CDS encoding FAD-binding protein, producing MAYSYDSSFMARQNRFVPDVVVLPRATEEVSQVMKLAYAHGIPVTPRGAGTGETCGSVAIRGGIVIDLSTWDVIEEIDVPNMQVFVRPGVIHAKLNERLAEYGLFFPVDPGSSRMCTIGGMVANNAGGLRAVKYGTTENYILGLEVVLPNGDVIVTGGLRSRAVKSVSGMNLTKLFVGSEGILGVITRIRLRVWPKPKGRGIVMAVFPKKDEAPQAVLDVYQSGILPSGVEILDDSSIEAVNLYKPGVLPNAEAVLLFEVDGSPASVEWEGAKIEEVLKKRTSQVEFTTDPKRMAELWEGRSLVEVAATRLRPDGTRIMAADDVSVPISRVPEALRTIKALGDKHGLRVVNYGHIGDGNIHTAPVLDIDRPEEVARVEKLVDDIHRMAIQLEGSTTGEHGVGAVRVMYAEDEHGAAVKIMRAIKRVFDPKGIMNPGKVFPMEGEDAPC from the coding sequence GACCCCGCGTGGCGCCGGTACGGGAGAGACCTGCGGGAGTGTCGCCATTCGGGGGGGAATTGTCATCGACCTCTCTACCTGGGATGTGATTGAGGAAATTGATGTGCCGAATATGCAGGTGTTTGTCCGGCCGGGCGTGATTCATGCCAAACTCAACGAACGGTTAGCTGAGTATGGCCTGTTTTTCCCGGTCGACCCCGGTAGCAGCCGGATGTGTACCATTGGCGGTATGGTGGCCAACAACGCCGGGGGGCTGCGGGCGGTCAAGTACGGCACCACGGAAAACTATATCCTGGGCTTGGAGGTTGTTTTACCTAACGGGGATGTGATCGTGACCGGCGGTTTGCGGTCCCGGGCGGTCAAGAGTGTGTCCGGGATGAATTTAACTAAACTATTCGTTGGCTCGGAGGGGATCCTGGGGGTAATTACCCGAATCCGGCTGCGGGTCTGGCCTAAGCCCAAGGGGCGGGGGATCGTCATGGCAGTCTTCCCGAAAAAGGACGAGGCACCGCAGGCGGTGTTGGATGTCTACCAGTCCGGTATTCTCCCGTCCGGGGTGGAGATTTTAGACGACTCCTCCATTGAGGCGGTCAACCTGTACAAACCCGGGGTTCTCCCCAATGCGGAGGCGGTGCTCCTCTTTGAAGTCGATGGCAGTCCGGCCAGTGTCGAGTGGGAAGGAGCGAAGATCGAAGAGGTATTGAAAAAGCGGACGTCACAGGTTGAGTTTACCACTGACCCGAAGCGGATGGCGGAGTTGTGGGAAGGGCGCAGCTTGGTGGAGGTGGCGGCGACGCGCTTACGCCCCGATGGCACGCGGATCATGGCCGCTGATGACGTGAGTGTGCCCATCTCACGTGTTCCTGAGGCTCTCAGAACGATCAAGGCCCTGGGTGATAAACACGGCCTGCGGGTGGTCAACTACGGGCACATTGGCGATGGGAACATCCACACAGCCCCGGTGCTGGACATCGACCGGCCGGAAGAGGTGGCCCGGGTGGAGAAGTTGGTCGACGACATTCATCGTATGGCGATCCAGTTGGAAGGTAGTACCACCGGCGAGCACGGGGTTGGGGCGGTGCGCGTGATGTACGCGGAAGACGAACATGGCGCAGCGGTGAAAATCATGCGGGCGATTAAGAGGGTGTTTGACCCGAAGGGGATTATGAATCCTGGCAAAGTGTTTCCAATGGAAGGAGAGGATGCGCCTTGCTAA